The following are from one region of the Salvelinus fontinalis isolate EN_2023a chromosome 5, ASM2944872v1, whole genome shotgun sequence genome:
- the LOC129855838 gene encoding T-cell ecto-ADP-ribosyltransferase 2-like: protein MQGQREKTFILILVAALSHRVTQAKVMDMVPNAVDDQYTHCREQMLKKVVEGGLLEEELKGSTEYSSAWQAKPCTKLIPGGVKKHTDALVAYGHGGNGFRKIFNQAVETQGGNVTVYNGNFRFKSLHFLLMDAMRLLKTENCKTVFRGSSKEYEAQVGSEVRFGRFTSTKAKRSDVEEAASDSGILFNITSCTVVNMDEYSCFPESIDQLISPAEVFRVAEVNNVRNKDHEYREIVLTSSRTHTIDSIRDCYLFPRSPTSTSPPSITPKGSSTQWLGSSLSVLVVVSFSISLITRTDHL from the exons GTGACTCAGGCAAAGGTAATGGACATGGTTCCTAATGCCGTGGATGACCAGTACACTCACTGTCGGGAGCAGATGCTGAAGAAGGTTGTGGAAGGGGGTTTGCTGGAAGAAGAACTAAAAGGCAGTACAGAGTATAGTTCTGCCTGGCAGGCAAAGCCGTGTACAAAGTTAATCCCGGGAGGCGTCAAGAAACATACAGATGCATTGGTGGCTTATGGACATGGGGGAAATGGGTTCAgaaagattttcaaccaagcagTGGAGACTCAGGGTGGGAATGTCACTGTCTATAACGGCAACTTCCGGTTCAAATCCCTCCACTTCCTTCTAATGGATGCCATGAGGCTTTTGAAGACAGAGAACTGCAAAACTGTGTTTCGTGGCTCAAGCAAAGAGTATGAGGCACAAGTAGGGTCAGAAGTGCGATTTGGGAGGTTTACATCAACCAAGGCCAAACGTTCCGATGTGGAGGAAGCTGCTTCAGACAGTGGGATCCTTTTCAACattacttcctgtactgtagtcaACATGGATGAGTACAGTTGCTTCCCAGAAAGCATTGATCAGCTGATATCCCCAGCAGAGGTGTTTAGGGTGGCTGAGgtaaacaatgtaagaaataaagaTCACGAGTACAGAGAGATCGTTTTGACAAGTTCAAGGACTCACACCATTGACAGCATCCGCGACTGTTACCTCTTCCCCAG ATCTCCTACAAGTACGAGTCCTCCATCAATCACCCCCAAAGGCTCCTCTACTCAATGGCTTGGCAGTAGCCTGTCTGTTCTTGTGGTTGtatctttctctatctccctgATCACCAGGACTGATCATCTCTGA